A portion of the Callithrix jacchus isolate 240 chromosome 21, calJac240_pri, whole genome shotgun sequence genome contains these proteins:
- the MX1 gene encoding interferon-induced GTP-binding protein Mx1 isoform X1 — translation MVLSEVGVGKADPAVESHHQLLNGDANVAKKNPASVAENNLYSQYEEKVRPCIDLIDSLRALGVEQDLALPAIAVIGDQSSGKSSVLEALSGVALPRGSGIVTRCPLVLKLKKLVNEEEWKGKVSYQDFEIEISDASEVEKEVNKAQNTIAGEGMGISHELITLEISSRDVPDLTLIDLPGITRVAVGNQPADIGRKIKALIRKYIQRQETISLVVVPSNVDIATTEALSMAQEVDPEGDRTIGILTKPDLVDKGTEDKVVDVVRNLVFHLKKGYMIVKCRGQQEIQDQLSLSEALEREKLFFEDHPYFRDLLEEGKATVPCLAEKLTSELITHICKSLPLLENQIKESHQKITEELQKYGVDIPEDENEKMFFLIDKINAFNQDIAAFLHGEETVGEEDVRLFTKLRNEFRKWSVVIENNFQESHEIMSRKIQKFENQYRGRELPGFVNYRTFETIVKQQIKALEEPAVDMLHTVTDMVRLAFTDVSIKNFDEFFNLHRTAKSKIEDIRAEQEREGEKQIRLQFQMEQIVYCQDQVYRSALQKVREKELEEEKRSKKSCFAMVVEPSSSESSMEEIFQHLMAYHQECSKRISSHIPLIIQFFVLQTYGQQLQKAMLQLLQDKDTYSWLLKERSDTSDKRKFLKERLARLTQARRRLAQFPG, via the exons GTGGCTGAGAACAACCTGTACAGCCAGTACGAGGAGAAGGTGCGCCCCTGCATCGACCTCATCGACTCCCTGCGGGCTCTGGGTGTGGAGCAGGACCTGGCCCTGCCAGCCATCGCCGTCATCGGGGACCAGAGCTCGGGCAAGAGCTCCGTGCTGGAGGCGCTGTCGGGAGTCGCCCTTCCCAGAGGCAGCG GGATTGTGACCAGATGCCCGCTGGTGCTGAAACTGAAGAAACTCGTGAATGAAGAAGAGTGGAAAGGCAAGGTCAGTTACCAGGACTTCGAGATTGAGATTTCAGATGCTTCAGAGGTAGAAAAGGAAGTTAATAAAG CCCAGAACACCATCGCCGGGGAAGGAATGGGAATCAGTCATGAGCTAATCACCTTGGAGATCAGCTCCCGAGATGTCCCGGACCTGACTCTCATAGACCTTCCTGGAATAACCAGAGTGGCTGTGGGCAATCAGCCTGCTGACATCGGGCGTAAG ATCAAGGCACTCATCAGGAAGTACATCCAGAGACAGGAGACGATCAGCCTGGTGGTGGTGCCCAGTAACGTGGACATCGCCACCACAGAGGCGCTGAGCATGGCCCAGGAGGTGGACCCCGAGGGGGACAGGACCATCG GAATCTTGACGAAGCCTGATCTGGTGGACAAAGGAACTGAAGACAAGGTTGTGGACGTGGTGCGGAACCTGGTGTTCCACCTGAAGAAGGGCTACATGATCGTCAAGTGCCGGGGCCAGCAGGAGATCCAGGACCAGCTGAGCCTGTCCGAAGCCCTGGAGAGAGAGAAGCTCTTCTTTGAGGACCACCCATATTTCAG GGATCTGCTGGAGGAAGGAAAGGCCACGGTTCCCTGCCTGGCAGAAAAGCTCACCAGCGAGCTCATCACACACATCTGT AAATCTCTGCCCCTGTTAGAAAATCAAATCAAGGAGAGTCACCAGAAAATAACAGAGGAGCTGCAGAAGTATGGTGTGGACATACcagaagatgaaaatgaaaaaatgttcttcCTGATAGAC AAAATCAATGCCTTTAATCAGGACATCGCCGCTTTCCTTCATGGGGAGGAAACTGTAGGGGAGGAAGACGTGCGGCTGTTCACGAAACTCCGAAACGAGTTCCGCAAATGGAGTGTAGTCATcgaaaacaattttcaagaaA GCCATGAAATTATGAGTAGAAAAATCCAGAAATTTGAAAATCAGTATCGTGGTAGAGAGCTGCCAGGATTTGTGAATTACAGAACGTTTGAGACCATCGTAAAACAGCAGATCAAGGCGCTGGAAGAGCCGGCTGTGGATATGCTGCACACCGTGACGG ATATGGTCCGGCTCGCTTTCACAGACGTTTCGATAAAGaattttgatgaattttttaACCTCCACAGAACTGCCAAG TCCAAAATCGAAGACATTAGAGcagaacaagagagagaaggtGAGAAGCAGATTCGCCTCCAATTCCAGATGGAGCAGATTGTCTACTGCCAGGACCAGGTGTACAGGAGTGCATTGCAGAAGGTCAGAGAGAAGGagctggaagaagaaaagaggtcCAAGAAATCCTGCTTTGCCATGGTTGTCGAGCCCTCCTCATCAGAGTCTTCCATGGAGGAGATCTTTCAGCACCTGATGGCCTATCACCAG GAGTGCAGCAAGCGCATCTCCAGCCACATCCCTTTGATCATCCAGTTCTTTGTGCTCCAGACATACGGCCAGCAGCTTCAGAAGGCCATGCTGCAGCTCCTGCAGGACAAGGACACCTACAGCTGGCTCCTAAAGGAGCGGAGCGACACCAGCGACAAGCGCAAGTTCCTAAAGGAACGGCTCGCACGGCTGACACAGGCTCGGCGCCGGCTTGCCCAGTTCCCCGGCTAA
- the MX1 gene encoding interferon-induced GTP-binding protein Mx1 isoform X2, which produces MVLSEVGVGKADPAVESHHQLLNGDANVAKKNPASVAENNLYSQYEEKVRPCIDLIDSLRALGVEQDLALPAIAVIGDQSSGKSSVLEALSGVALPRGSGIVTRCPLVLKLKKLVNEEEWKGKVSYQDFEIEISDASEVEKEVNKAQNTIAGEGMGISHELITLEISSRDVPDLTLIDLPGITRVAVGNQPADIGRKIKALIRKYIQRQETISLVVVPSNVDIATTEALSMAQEVDPEGDRTIGILTKPDLVDKGTEDKVVDVVRNLVFHLKKGYMIVKCRGQQEIQDQLSLSEALEREKLFFEDHPYFRDLLEEGKATVPCLAEKLTSELITHICKSLPLLENQIKESHQKITEELQKYGVDIPEDENEKMFFLIDKINAFNQDIAAFLHGEETVGEEDVRLFTKLRNEFRKWSVVIENNFQESHEIMSRKIQKFENQYRGRELPGFVNYRTFETIVKQQIKALEEPAVDMLHTVTDMVRLAFTDVSIKNFDEFFNLHRTAKSKIEDIRAEQEREGEKQIRLQFQMEQIVYCQDQVYRSALQKVREKELEEEKRSKKSCFAMVVEPSSSESSMEEIFQHLMAYHQGRPQVTSGNLQRIFKLPKFCNGALEPLGLGPLSPCGMYFHSQ; this is translated from the exons GTGGCTGAGAACAACCTGTACAGCCAGTACGAGGAGAAGGTGCGCCCCTGCATCGACCTCATCGACTCCCTGCGGGCTCTGGGTGTGGAGCAGGACCTGGCCCTGCCAGCCATCGCCGTCATCGGGGACCAGAGCTCGGGCAAGAGCTCCGTGCTGGAGGCGCTGTCGGGAGTCGCCCTTCCCAGAGGCAGCG GGATTGTGACCAGATGCCCGCTGGTGCTGAAACTGAAGAAACTCGTGAATGAAGAAGAGTGGAAAGGCAAGGTCAGTTACCAGGACTTCGAGATTGAGATTTCAGATGCTTCAGAGGTAGAAAAGGAAGTTAATAAAG CCCAGAACACCATCGCCGGGGAAGGAATGGGAATCAGTCATGAGCTAATCACCTTGGAGATCAGCTCCCGAGATGTCCCGGACCTGACTCTCATAGACCTTCCTGGAATAACCAGAGTGGCTGTGGGCAATCAGCCTGCTGACATCGGGCGTAAG ATCAAGGCACTCATCAGGAAGTACATCCAGAGACAGGAGACGATCAGCCTGGTGGTGGTGCCCAGTAACGTGGACATCGCCACCACAGAGGCGCTGAGCATGGCCCAGGAGGTGGACCCCGAGGGGGACAGGACCATCG GAATCTTGACGAAGCCTGATCTGGTGGACAAAGGAACTGAAGACAAGGTTGTGGACGTGGTGCGGAACCTGGTGTTCCACCTGAAGAAGGGCTACATGATCGTCAAGTGCCGGGGCCAGCAGGAGATCCAGGACCAGCTGAGCCTGTCCGAAGCCCTGGAGAGAGAGAAGCTCTTCTTTGAGGACCACCCATATTTCAG GGATCTGCTGGAGGAAGGAAAGGCCACGGTTCCCTGCCTGGCAGAAAAGCTCACCAGCGAGCTCATCACACACATCTGT AAATCTCTGCCCCTGTTAGAAAATCAAATCAAGGAGAGTCACCAGAAAATAACAGAGGAGCTGCAGAAGTATGGTGTGGACATACcagaagatgaaaatgaaaaaatgttcttcCTGATAGAC AAAATCAATGCCTTTAATCAGGACATCGCCGCTTTCCTTCATGGGGAGGAAACTGTAGGGGAGGAAGACGTGCGGCTGTTCACGAAACTCCGAAACGAGTTCCGCAAATGGAGTGTAGTCATcgaaaacaattttcaagaaA GCCATGAAATTATGAGTAGAAAAATCCAGAAATTTGAAAATCAGTATCGTGGTAGAGAGCTGCCAGGATTTGTGAATTACAGAACGTTTGAGACCATCGTAAAACAGCAGATCAAGGCGCTGGAAGAGCCGGCTGTGGATATGCTGCACACCGTGACGG ATATGGTCCGGCTCGCTTTCACAGACGTTTCGATAAAGaattttgatgaattttttaACCTCCACAGAACTGCCAAG TCCAAAATCGAAGACATTAGAGcagaacaagagagagaaggtGAGAAGCAGATTCGCCTCCAATTCCAGATGGAGCAGATTGTCTACTGCCAGGACCAGGTGTACAGGAGTGCATTGCAGAAGGTCAGAGAGAAGGagctggaagaagaaaagaggtcCAAGAAATCCTGCTTTGCCATGGTTGTCGAGCCCTCCTCATCAGAGTCTTCCATGGAGGAGATCTTTCAGCACCTGATGGCCTATCACCAG GGCAGGCCTCAGGTAACCAGTGGAAACCTCCAGAGAATATTTAAACTCCCGAAATTCTGTAATGGGGCTCTTGAGCCCCTAGGCTTGGGCCCACTCTCACCCTGCGGCATGTACTTTCATtctcaataa